A window of Exiguobacterium sp. Helios genomic DNA:
TGGATCAAAATCGGTGACGATGGACACGCCTTTTGCTTTCGCAATCGGTTCCATCCGGTAAACGACATCTTCCAGGACTTGGCTGAAAACAAGCGGTTGCTTCGTCATCGGATACGAGTCTCGTTCAAGTTGGGCGAGATCAAGCAAGTCATTGACGAGGCGTTGCAACCGTTCCGTTTCCCGCTCGATGATCTGATAATATTGATCCCGCGTTTTTTCATCCAATGCTTTGTCTTGCATCATTTCCGTATAACCGCGGATATAGGAGAGTGGTGTCCGTAATTCATGACTGACGTTCGCTAAAAATTCCTTCCGCTGTTCATCCACTTCACCGAGAGATTCGGCCATCTTATTTAAGGTTTCTGCCAGTTCCCCGATTTCGTCATCCGATTGGATCGGAATCCGGTAAGCAAAGTCCCCTTGAGCATAGACGGTGGAAGCCCGTTTCATATCAATCAGTGGACGAATGATCGTATCGATGATTTGACGGCCGAAAATCACAAGATTCAGCACAATCAATCCAATCATAAAGAAGATCATCAGACGAAGCGGGCGGAACGGTTCACTGATTTGACCGAGTTCCAGATACAGAATCAGTGTCCCGACAAGTCGGTTGTTCTCAATGATCGGGAAACCGGTCATTAAGATATCTGTTCCTTCGATCGGATGGGTCCGGCTTGAAACGATGGTTTCACCATTGCGCAACTGTTCGATATCCGCATTCGTCAGGAACCGGAGACCGGCCGGATTTTTCTTCAGAAAATCGATGAAAAACACCTTGGATTCGGTCAGTTCATTCGTATAGGTCATCCCATCGTAAAAGGCACCGGACAATCCCTCTGATTCATAAATGTTAATCAGTTTTTCACCCCGGTTGAGCAACAGGTCTTCCTGCGTTTGAAGGTAAAACCGGTCATACAGATAAAAGGTTAATAAGACGAATAAGACGGCAGAAAAAACGCTTGTGAACCAAATCGTAATCCAAATCCGGCGACGAATGGTATACCGCTTAATCATACTTCCTCGAATTTATATCCGATGCCCCAGACCGTCTGAATCGAGCCGCCGGCTTCACCGAGTTTCAGGCGAAGTGTTTTGATGTGAGTATCGACCGTCCGCAAGTTTCCGATGTAGTCTGCTCCCCAAATCTGATCAAGCAATTGTTCACGGGAAAAGACTTTGTCGTTGTTTTGGACGAACAAATGAAGTAAATCGAATTCCTTGCGTGTTAAACTGATTGGTTTTCCGCTGACATGGACACTGCGGCTTTCTGTATCGAGTTCCAGTTTACCAATCGTCAATGTCGCCGACTGATCGACCGTAAAGCGATGCGACCGACGGAGTGTCGCTTCGATACGGGCCAACAGTTCACGGGGACTGAACGGTTTCGTGATATAGTCATCAGCACCGATTTTCAGACCATGAATCCGGTCGAGTTCGTCAGAACGAGCCGTCAACATGATGATCGGGACATTCGAGAATTCACGAATGCGCATGCAGGCCGTTAAACCATCCATTTCCGGCATCATGACATCCAGCAAGACAAGATGAAACGTATCGCGTTGCATTTGATCAAGCGCTTCTTGACCGTTTGAAGCGGTTGTCGTCTGATAGTTTTCTTTTTGAAGATTCGAGACAAGCAGATCACGCATTTGTGCTTCGTCATCTACGACAAGTATTTTAAAGGATTGTTCTGGCATCAGTAATCACTCCATTTCATATAGGAAGAGGTGACGGCTTCTCCCGACAGGTGAATTTTCCTTATTATCATACCATTTGAAGCTTTCGATCCGCATCAAATGTACGAACAAAAAAGCACAAGAGGCAGGTGCCTCTCATGCTTCGAGTTGTTGTTCGTAGACCGTTTCGAATTCGCGGCCATGGATATACATTTGAAAACTTGATTTCGAGACTTCGTACAACGTGAATTGAGTTTCCCCGGTGTTCAGCTGTTCAAGTAACGCTGGTCGTAATTCATCGGCACAAAAAGCATAAGGCAGTTTTTCCGCTGCTTTTTGTGAACGGATGTTAGTCTTCCGGATTTTCATGAAAACACTTTCGAATTCGAGATCAAAAAATAGTTCTGCAAAGAATGCTTCTTTTGCAAGATTGTTATAACCTTTCCCATGATACGGTTTACCTAACCATGTACCGAGAAACCCATACTGTCCTTCGATATCGAGTAAACTGATTGTACCGATTGGTTGGTCAAATTCGTCTAGGATTGTGCGTGAGACAAGCTCACCGCGTTCTTCCTCTTCGATTGCCTGCTTTGTAGTAAACAGAAATTCATCAAAGTACCGTGTTTTTTGGCGGACGTACGGATATACGTCTTGATGCTGCATCAGTTCGAACAAATCAGCGCAGTCGCTCAGCTCCCGTTGCTTGAGCATACTTCCATTCCTCCTTCTTAAGACCGCTAGAATGATTGTCGAAAGCTACCTGTCTGACTCGTTTGAACCGCGCATGGTATGCCTTCTTCAGTTGTCGGATAAGATAATATTACCTTCTTTTTTTAAAAAAGCAAGCAAATAATTTTTGTGAAAAAACATACGAAAATAAGACATTTCTTGCAAACGAAAAAGCCTTACTTTCATAACAAAAAAAGCCTATGATTTTCAACGGATTTCCGTTAAAATCGTAGGCTTTTTTCTTAAGACATCGATGTCAGATGGGTATGTTCAAAAATAACTTTTCCGTCAATCATGGTCATCAAAGGCTTCGCCAGATAATCGAGCGGGAAGTGACTCCAAAGAACAAGATCGGCATCTTTTCCAACTTCAATGGAACCGACACGATCCGCAACGCCAATCGAACGGGCCGGATTAATCGTGATGGCACGAAGCGCGATATCAACCGGCAGTCCTTCACGGGCGGCAAGACCGGCACATAAATTTAAATATTGAACCGGTGTGTACGGATGATCCGTCGTGATTGATACTTCAAGACCATGTTCATGCAGAACACGATACGTTTCCCATGTTTTGTTTTTGAGTTCGATTTTTGACTTTCGTGTAAAGGTCGGACCAACCGTGACATGTTCAATCGGTAATTGTTGCAGTTCTTTGGCAACGAGATGACCTTCTGTACAATGTTCGATTCGGACATCGAGCTCAAACTCTTCTGCAAAACGAATCGCTGATAAAATATCATCGGCTCGATGGGCGTGGACACGGAGCGGCATTTCTTTTTTGAGGACCCGTTCAATCATCCGGTGCGCAAATGTATCTGCGGTCCGTTGCATCTTCACTTCAAGAAACGCTTCCCGCAACATACCCATGATTCCCATGCGCGTCAATTCACCGGCACGACCGGCACTATGGACACGTTTTGGATTTTCACCGAGCGCAATTTTTAATCCGGCATACTTCCGTAAAATCATATCATCGATGAAGCGGCCATGTGTCTTGATGACACTTGTGACACCACCGATGATATTCATGCTGCCCGGCATGACTTGTACCGTCGTGACACCATGTTCGATCGCTTCTTTGAATCCTTCGTCGAGTGGATACACGCCGTCGATTGCCCGCAAGTGGGGCGTCATCGCGAAAATGGTTTCATTGGCATCGTTTCCGACTGTACCGGTTCCTTCATCGTACAAACCGAGATGGGTGTGGGCATCGATGAAACCGGGAAGCAGGAAGCGGCCTTCTGCTTCGATGACACGTTCGTTCTCTTTGGCATCCAACAATTCATTGATTTCATGAATCTTTCCATCTTTGATTCGGATATCGCCATAAAAATTATCTGACGTAATCGGAAAAATATGTGCATTACGTATTAAAACATCCAACATTGTTCAACCCCTGTATTAGTTTGTGTGCTCGAGATTCTGAAGTGCATCCTTTAATTCAGCATACCGAAACTTGTAGCCGTTTTCGAGAGCTTTTTTTGGAATGACACGGGCACCCTCGAGTACGATAACACTTTTTTCTCCTAGAGCGAGCTCGAGGGCAAAGCGTGGAGCCGGTAACCAGTGCGGACGGTGCAACACTTTTCCAATCGTTTGACCAAACCGGCGCATCGTTTCCGGATGAGGGGCTGTAATGTTGAGCGGACCGTTGACAGACGGTGTCGTCAGTGCGAACAGGAACAGTTCGACAAGATCGTCGATATGGACCCAGGAAACCCATTGTTTCCCGTCGCCCATCGTGCCGCCGCCGAATAATGTATACGGCAGGCGCATCAATGGATAAGCACCGCCTTCTGTACTGAGGACGACACCAATTCGCGGATGAACGAGACGCACACCGCTGTCGGCAATCGGTTGAGCGAGATTTTCCCATGCGACGCAGACATGGCTGAGGAAGTCGGCAGTCGGGGGGATAGTCGTTTCTTCCGTAAACGTCTGATGGCGGTCCTGACCGTAAATTCCGACGGCAGAAGCCGATAGGACGACATCCGGTTTTGAATCGAGGGCCTGAATAATCCGGACGAGTTCTTTCGTCGAGTCAATCCGGCTCTCCAGGATGACGCGTTTACGTTCTTCTGTCCAGCGCCCTTCATTGATGGAAGCACCTGCTAAATGGATGAAGGCATTTACATCGTTTAAGTGATGTTCGGGTGTTGCTGTATCCGTCAGCCATTCAACGTAAGAGACAGCACCTTCTGTTTCCTTCGGTGAACGGGTTAAAATGACAATCTGGTGGCCTTCGTTAAGTAATCGTTTTGTTAATGCCTGTCCAATCATTCCGGTTCCGCCTGTAATCGCTATTTTCATAACTAGAGTCATCCTTTCGTTCAATCTATATGAATACTTGTACATATGTTCCCGTTTGTCCATTTCACTCAAACCTCATTCAACATGTTATCGTTGCAGGAGAAGATGAAAAAGGAGGAACCGACTTGAAAATCACACGGATTTCAACCCAAAAGAAAAATACGGAACGCTTTAATATCTACATCGAGCGTGAAGGGAAGGAAGAATATGCGTTTGCCGTTGATGCCGATATCCTAATCAAATACAATCTGCAACGAGATAAAGAGCTGGACGATGATTTCGTCAAGGAAGTGCTGACGGCGGAAGAACAACAAAAAGCGTACCGCTTATCACTCAATCATCTGTCATATCGGATGCGGGCGACGAGCGAAGTGGAATCGTATTTGATCGAAAAAGAGACGCCGGAACATGCCGTCAAGCATGCCATCAAACGATTGACCGACCAAAAATATTTGAACGATCAACAATTTGCGGAAGCGTATACCGCGACAAAAAAAGCGACGACACCGCAAGGACCGGGTAAAATCCGCCGGGATTTAGAAATGCTGAAGATTCAAAAGACGTATATTGATCAGGCATTGACAGCATTCACGGAAGAAGAAGAGCTGGAAAAGGTGTTGAAGTTTCTTCGGCAAAAACAAAAAGAACTGGCCCGCCGATCGGTTCGGGAACTAAAGCAGAAACTGCAACAAACCCTGATGCAACGCGGATTTTCATCGGAGGTCTCGAAGCTCGGGATTCAACAAGTGTTCGAAGAGGTGGAAGCGGACACAGAAGAATCTGCCGCTTTGTACCAGGCACGAAAATATTATCCGAAGTATCGGAACTTGGAACCGTTCGCCCGGGTTCAAAAAACACAACAAGCATTGGTTCGAAAAGGATTTCCGTATGCACTCGTTTCGGAAGTGATCGAACAGGTTAAGCAGGAAGAAGCGGACGGAATATAAGTTTTCACTTCATTTTAAAAGATTAGACACAAAATTGACAATTGTTCGATAATTATGCTATTCTACGCTCAGATTAAGAAAAGGAGGAACCGTCAAATGAAACAGCCAATTGTAAACGCACTTATTAAACAGCTGAATATGGCGGAGACTCTCGAACTCGTATAAACACTACTTTCAGTGTGCGATTGACAGGGAATCCGTTCCCCGAGCACGCAGACCATATCGTCGATTCACATCGTCTTTAGAAAGGCAGATGGATTCTCGGACTGCTCCGGAAATCCGTCTGCCTTTTTTGCGTGCTTGGAAACGTGTAACACCATTATGAACGACAAAGGGGGGAGCCATCGTGCGATTATTTCGCCAACTCAGTTGGTTTCTGAAAGAACATAAAAAATCGTATTTGATTGCCGTGTTACTACTGATCGTGACCGGCTTCATCGACTTGACACCACCGTGGTTGATCGGAAAAGTGATTGACGGACTACGTTCCGGATCCATGGACCGGACGACATTGATTCAATATGTGGTAGGTCTGACCGTTATTTCCATTACGTCTTTTATTCTGACGTACTTGTGGCTTGCGAAATTATTCGGGACAGCCTTTTTACTCGAACGGACGTTGCGCAGCCAATTCTTTACGCATTTATTAAAGCTGACGCCAACTTTTTACCAACGCAACCGGACCGGGGATTTAATGGCACTTGCGACCAATGACTTGAAGGCAGTAGAACGGACAGCCGGCTTTGGTGTCCTGACGCTCGTCGACTCGTTAAACATGACGGCCATTACACTTGTCGTCATGGGAGTGGCAATCGATTGGAAACTGACACTTGCGGCATTGTTACCGATGCCGATTCTCGCTTACGCGATGAATAAACTCGGCAGCCAGATTCATGGACGGTTCATGACGGCGCAGGATGCGTTTGGCACGATGAATGACCAAGTCGTGGAATCGATTTCCGGTCTGCGGGTCATTCGTTCATTCGTTCAGGAAGACATCGATGTCAAAAAATTTGATGCTGTGACGAGTGATGTATTTGATAAAAACATGCACGTTGCAAAAATTGATGTCTTATTCGAGCCGATTATCAAATTACTCGTCGGAATCAGTTATCTGATCGGCTTATCGTTCGGGACTTATCTTGTCTTTACGAACGACATCACGCTTGGGCAACTCGTTGCCTTTAATATTTATCTCGGAATGTTGATTTGGCCGATGTATGCATTCGGGGAATTGATTAACGTCATCCAGCGCGGAACAGCAAGCCTCGATCGTCTGCAAGCGACGATGCGGGTGAAACCGTTGATTACGTCAACACCGGTCGCAGATGTGGATTTTCCGGAAACAATCGTTTTATCTGATCTAACGTTTACGTATCCGGGAACAAAACAGCCCGCCTTACGCGATATTAACGTGACAATCGAACAAGGCAAGACAATCGGGATTGTCGGTCCGACCGGCGCCGGAAAAACAACATTGTTGCGGCAGTTTTTACGCGAATATCCGCTGGGGCGCGAGATGTTGCAAGTCAACGGGATTCCGTATGAAGACGTCGCCTTGGAAACGGTCCGCGGCTGGAC
This region includes:
- a CDS encoding cell wall metabolism sensor histidine kinase WalK, with the protein product MIKRYTIRRRIWITIWFTSVFSAVLFVLLTFYLYDRFYLQTQEDLLLNRGEKLINIYESEGLSGAFYDGMTYTNELTESKVFFIDFLKKNPAGLRFLTNADIEQLRNGETIVSSRTHPIEGTDILMTGFPIIENNRLVGTLILYLELGQISEPFRPLRLMIFFMIGLIVLNLVIFGRQIIDTIIRPLIDMKRASTVYAQGDFAYRIPIQSDDEIGELAETLNKMAESLGEVDEQRKEFLANVSHELRTPLSYIRGYTEMMQDKALDEKTRDQYYQIIERETERLQRLVNDLLDLAQLERDSYPMTKQPLVFSQVLEDVVYRMEPIAKAKGVSIVTDFDPSQIVLGDNDRLEQVIGNLLDNALRYTPASRHIYLSTKTEGDHTVCTIRDEGEGIPPEHLERLTKRFYRVDKSRTRKDGGTGLGLAITKHIIDRHDGTISFESALGQGTTVLITLPLLPDEDDGFS
- a CDS encoding response regulator transcription factor: MPEQSFKILVVDDEAQMRDLLVSNLQKENYQTTTASNGQEALDQMQRDTFHLVLLDVMMPEMDGLTACMRIREFSNVPIIMLTARSDELDRIHGLKIGADDYITKPFSPRELLARIEATLRRSHRFTVDQSATLTIGKLELDTESRSVHVSGKPISLTRKEFDLLHLFVQNNDKVFSREQLLDQIWGADYIGNLRTVDTHIKTLRLKLGEAGGSIQTVWGIGYKFEEV
- a CDS encoding GNAT family N-acetyltransferase, with the protein product MLKQRELSDCADLFELMQHQDVYPYVRQKTRYFDEFLFTTKQAIEEEERGELVSRTILDEFDQPIGTISLLDIEGQYGFLGTWLGKPYHGKGYNNLAKEAFFAELFFDLEFESVFMKIRKTNIRSQKAAEKLPYAFCADELRPALLEQLNTGETQFTLYEVSKSSFQMYIHGREFETVYEQQLEA
- a CDS encoding amidohydrolase, which codes for MLDVLIRNAHIFPITSDNFYGDIRIKDGKIHEINELLDAKENERVIEAEGRFLLPGFIDAHTHLGLYDEGTGTVGNDANETIFAMTPHLRAIDGVYPLDEGFKEAIEHGVTTVQVMPGSMNIIGGVTSVIKTHGRFIDDMILRKYAGLKIALGENPKRVHSAGRAGELTRMGIMGMLREAFLEVKMQRTADTFAHRMIERVLKKEMPLRVHAHRADDILSAIRFAEEFELDVRIEHCTEGHLVAKELQQLPIEHVTVGPTFTRKSKIELKNKTWETYRVLHEHGLEVSITTDHPYTPVQYLNLCAGLAAREGLPVDIALRAITINPARSIGVADRVGSIEVGKDADLVLWSHFPLDYLAKPLMTMIDGKVIFEHTHLTSMS
- a CDS encoding TIGR01777 family oxidoreductase, which codes for MKIAITGGTGMIGQALTKRLLNEGHQIVILTRSPKETEGAVSYVEWLTDTATPEHHLNDVNAFIHLAGASINEGRWTEERKRVILESRIDSTKELVRIIQALDSKPDVVLSASAVGIYGQDRHQTFTEETTIPPTADFLSHVCVAWENLAQPIADSGVRLVHPRIGVVLSTEGGAYPLMRLPYTLFGGGTMGDGKQWVSWVHIDDLVELFLFALTTPSVNGPLNITAPHPETMRRFGQTIGKVLHRPHWLPAPRFALELALGEKSVIVLEGARVIPKKALENGYKFRYAELKDALQNLEHTN
- a CDS encoding RecX family transcriptional regulator is translated as MKITRISTQKKNTERFNIYIEREGKEEYAFAVDADILIKYNLQRDKELDDDFVKEVLTAEEQQKAYRLSLNHLSYRMRATSEVESYLIEKETPEHAVKHAIKRLTDQKYLNDQQFAEAYTATKKATTPQGPGKIRRDLEMLKIQKTYIDQALTAFTEEEELEKVLKFLRQKQKELARRSVRELKQKLQQTLMQRGFSSEVSKLGIQQVFEEVEADTEESAALYQARKYYPKYRNLEPFARVQKTQQALVRKGFPYALVSEVIEQVKQEEADGI
- a CDS encoding ABC transporter ATP-binding protein, with translation MRLFRQLSWFLKEHKKSYLIAVLLLIVTGFIDLTPPWLIGKVIDGLRSGSMDRTTLIQYVVGLTVISITSFILTYLWLAKLFGTAFLLERTLRSQFFTHLLKLTPTFYQRNRTGDLMALATNDLKAVERTAGFGVLTLVDSLNMTAITLVVMGVAIDWKLTLAALLPMPILAYAMNKLGSQIHGRFMTAQDAFGTMNDQVVESISGLRVIRSFVQEDIDVKKFDAVTSDVFDKNMHVAKIDVLFEPIIKLLVGISYLIGLSFGTYLVFTNDITLGQLVAFNIYLGMLIWPMYAFGELINVIQRGTASLDRLQATMRVKPLITSTPVADVDFPETIVLSDLTFTYPGTKQPALRDINVTIEQGKTIGIVGPTGAGKTTLLRQFLREYPLGREMLQVNGIPYEDVALETVRGWTGYVSQEHLLFSKTVRDNILFGAGTATEAELQEAIRLASFTTDITMLDQGLETLVGERGVTLSGGQKQRLSIARAMLKKPKLLLLDDSLSAVDAKTESHIIEAIRTNREQATTLIVAHRLSAVAHADEILVLQDGQVTERGTHEQLMNHRGWYAEQFERQSEET